The uncultured Methanomethylovorans sp. genome contains a region encoding:
- a CDS encoding ATPase domain-containing protein, whose protein sequence is MAEVYSFSIPRDEFNDKLGGGFPSGSFVVIEGGSGGGKSTITQRLAYGFIENKISVTLVSTQLTTKGFINQMYSLDYPIAPYLLNGTLLYIPVIPLVQAAKSRLDFVERLMSAEELFDKDVIIIDTISSLIKYSANIEKSLDLISFFKKLNGMGKVIILTIEPSQLSEEITSMFRSSCDIYITLKSRPMANEVKRTVVVNKFTGAKGPVGQMIGFRIEPKVGLVVEIASVS, encoded by the coding sequence TTCAATGACAAACTAGGTGGAGGTTTCCCCTCTGGTTCCTTTGTAGTAATAGAAGGGGGTAGCGGTGGAGGAAAAAGTACTATTACCCAGCGTTTAGCATATGGCTTCATAGAGAACAAGATCAGTGTAACCCTTGTTTCTACACAGCTTACAACCAAGGGATTCATAAACCAGATGTACTCTCTCGATTATCCTATTGCTCCTTATCTTCTTAATGGTACACTTCTTTACATACCGGTGATTCCCCTTGTTCAGGCTGCTAAATCCCGTCTGGACTTTGTTGAAAGATTGATGAGTGCAGAAGAACTATTTGACAAAGATGTGATCATAATCGACACTATATCATCTCTTATAAAGTACAGTGCCAATATTGAAAAAAGCCTGGATCTCATCTCATTTTTCAAGAAACTCAATGGAATGGGAAAAGTGATCATCCTAACTATAGAGCCTAGTCAGCTTAGTGAAGAAATAACCTCCATGTTCAGGTCAAGTTGTGATATCTATATTACACTTAAGTCAAGGCCCATGGCAAATGAGGTAAAGAGAACTGTTGTGGTCAATAAGTTCACAGGTGCCAAAGGACCCGTCGGACAGATGATAGGTTTCAGAATAGAGCCCAAAGTTGGTTTGGTCGTGGAGATTGCATCTGTCTCATGA
- the flaJ gene encoding archaellar assembly protein FlaJ → MYSKAFHCMDMEPATYMKKIAIPVVVFGFVFSFLLYAALPSLFQGSTKAIPIMIPVICILFAVYYPLSVYGGQASRIDNNMHYYITQMGSVATAETPRLDIIRIVSDNKEYRELAAETKKIYNLVTVWNMSLAEACRFISKRTPSVIFEDFLDRFAHGLQSGENIKSFLFAEQNVVMNEYEAMYNGAMYNVEVVKELFVSLVMSLIFLASFAVIMPVITGMDAVLLMAMVVVTFVITDIVILLFTKGKVPKDPLWSKSHIIPDYKIKLYRSIPISIGACILVTIAVVIYGKIVTPIAIAICLTPLIYTGKVCRNIEKNIRRRDENFPAFIRSLGSSAGARGGVIDDALKALRVHDFGPLTKDVNDLYKRLNTRIDKFKSWDFFSANTGSHLIQRFCIMFVEATNLGGKPEIIGDIIATNFHKIVTLRKKRVQSASSLVGVLYGLTAGIGFTMYISVGVIDLMQSMFTSVEMPAGMSMGMVIYTNVGDVKVLSFLVLLIMIAHSLMSALLIRVVDGGHFLSSTQDFVIMVWISGITAVVTQTAIWSLLGMT, encoded by the coding sequence ATGTACAGCAAGGCATTCCATTGTATGGATATGGAACCGGCAACTTACATGAAAAAGATTGCCATTCCTGTCGTTGTATTTGGTTTTGTTTTTTCATTTTTACTTTATGCTGCCTTGCCAAGTCTATTCCAGGGAAGCACCAAGGCAATCCCCATTATGATTCCTGTGATTTGCATTCTCTTTGCCGTGTACTATCCACTTTCTGTCTATGGAGGGCAAGCATCACGTATTGATAACAACATGCACTATTATATCACTCAAATGGGTTCAGTTGCCACCGCTGAAACCCCAAGGCTTGATATAATTAGGATAGTTTCCGATAACAAGGAATATCGGGAGTTAGCCGCTGAAACAAAGAAGATCTATAACCTTGTTACTGTATGGAACATGAGCCTTGCGGAAGCATGTAGGTTCATTTCCAAGAGAACTCCATCTGTCATATTTGAGGACTTCCTGGACAGATTCGCTCATGGTTTGCAATCAGGAGAGAATATAAAATCTTTTCTTTTTGCGGAGCAGAATGTTGTCATGAACGAATATGAGGCCATGTATAACGGTGCTATGTACAATGTTGAGGTCGTCAAGGAGCTTTTCGTTTCACTGGTAATGTCTCTCATATTTCTTGCATCATTTGCTGTTATCATGCCAGTGATAACAGGTATGGATGCAGTACTTCTTATGGCAATGGTTGTAGTGACATTCGTTATAACGGACATTGTGATACTTTTGTTTACAAAAGGCAAGGTTCCAAAGGATCCTCTATGGAGCAAATCCCACATAATTCCTGATTATAAGATCAAATTATATCGCTCGATTCCTATTTCCATAGGAGCATGTATCCTTGTCACCATTGCTGTCGTAATTTACGGAAAGATCGTTACACCTATTGCCATTGCAATTTGCTTAACTCCTCTCATATACACTGGAAAAGTATGTCGTAATATAGAGAAGAATATCAGGCGCAGGGATGAGAATTTCCCTGCTTTTATCAGGTCACTGGGCAGCTCAGCAGGTGCTAGAGGCGGAGTAATAGATGATGCTCTGAAAGCATTGCGTGTCCATGATTTTGGTCCGCTTACAAAAGATGTGAACGATCTATACAAAAGACTTAACACGAGGATAGACAAGTTCAAATCATGGGATTTCTTTTCTGCAAATACTGGAAGCCATCTTATACAGAGGTTCTGTATCATGTTCGTAGAGGCAACCAATCTCGGAGGTAAGCCAGAGATAATAGGTGATATAATAGCTACAAATTTCCACAAAATAGTGACTTTAAGAAAGAAGAGGGTTCAATCTGCCTCAAGTCTTGTAGGTGTACTTTATGGCCTTACCGCTGGAATTGGTTTTACAATGTACATTTCCGTGGGTGTGATCGACCTGATGCAAAGTATGTTTACCAGTGTGGAAATGCCTGCAGGAATGTCCATGGGCATGGTCATCTATACGAATGTAGGGGATGTCAAAGTATTGTCATTCTTGGTATTGCTCATCATGATAGCACATTCTCTGATGTCTGCACTTCTAATCAGGGTTGTGGATGGAGGTCATTTCCTCAGTTCTACCCAGGATTTTGTGATAATGGTGTGGATATCAGGTATTACTGCTGTGGTAACCCAGACTGCCATCTGGTCACTTTTGGGCATGACTTGA
- a CDS encoding type II/IV secretion system ATPase subunit, translating into MDADFQKAVQRNPHLGEYVEKFKKEKGSEPQFVVSLSKDLEGDNVNIILPVGDPIFIHIYGTPEMGEIKYYTIEPRLSDKEKKKYDAIMSLILEKSAKEPVPQSEAELKELISKLLNSSVDVGPGGDIEDEKKGSGVIQKLIPVNKKVLLNQQEYNKILYYIERNIIGSGPIEPIIRDPYLEDIHSIGVNSVYIVHKIFGMIQTDITFGDDAGLDSWLRSMSERIGRPVSDARPIADGALPDGSRINIIYSPDISRRGSSFTMRKFMEVPVSIVQLVKWGALSAEMAAYMWICLENGQSVFFSGETASGKTTMLNACLCFVNPKAKIFTAEDTAEVQPPQPVWQQLITREDGPVDSRVDTFALLKAALRSRPNYIIVGEIRGVEGAVAFQGMQTGHPVMATFHASAVTKMIQRLTGNPINVPVTFIDNLNVAMILSAVYRKGKFLRRCLAVEELEGYYEEAGGVVTRAVFQWDPETDKHNFRGLNNSFILENKIAAKLGYDDKRKIYQDLFLRAKIINEMRARGIEEYYEVLEVIINFYKHGVDGLPFSV; encoded by the coding sequence ATGGATGCTGATTTTCAGAAAGCTGTACAAAGGAATCCTCATCTTGGGGAGTATGTAGAAAAATTCAAGAAAGAAAAAGGATCAGAGCCCCAGTTTGTGGTAAGTTTATCGAAAGATCTAGAAGGTGATAATGTCAATATCATCCTTCCCGTGGGAGATCCGATATTTATTCACATCTATGGTACCCCTGAAATGGGTGAAATAAAATATTATACAATAGAGCCTCGTCTTTCGGATAAGGAAAAGAAGAAGTATGATGCTATTATGAGCCTTATCCTGGAGAAATCTGCAAAGGAGCCTGTACCACAATCTGAGGCAGAGCTTAAAGAATTAATCTCAAAACTATTAAACAGTTCAGTCGATGTGGGCCCAGGAGGCGATATCGAAGATGAAAAGAAAGGATCAGGGGTTATTCAAAAGCTTATTCCTGTGAACAAGAAAGTATTGCTTAATCAGCAAGAGTACAATAAGATCCTTTACTATATCGAAAGGAACATCATCGGATCAGGTCCAATAGAACCAATTATCAGAGACCCTTATCTTGAAGATATACACAGCATAGGTGTAAACAGTGTTTACATTGTGCACAAGATATTCGGAATGATTCAGACGGATATCACTTTTGGTGATGATGCAGGGCTTGATAGCTGGCTACGCAGTATGAGCGAGCGAATAGGTCGGCCTGTAAGTGACGCCCGTCCTATAGCCGATGGTGCTCTTCCCGATGGTTCCCGTATCAACATCATCTATAGTCCGGACATCAGTCGCAGGGGCAGCAGTTTCACAATGCGTAAGTTTATGGAAGTTCCTGTAAGTATCGTTCAGCTTGTGAAATGGGGTGCACTTAGTGCTGAAATGGCAGCTTATATGTGGATATGTCTGGAGAATGGTCAAAGTGTTTTTTTCAGTGGTGAAACTGCAAGTGGAAAGACCACAATGCTCAATGCATGCCTATGTTTTGTGAATCCTAAAGCTAAGATCTTCACTGCTGAAGATACGGCCGAAGTGCAGCCTCCCCAGCCTGTATGGCAGCAACTGATCACTCGTGAAGATGGTCCAGTGGATTCAAGAGTCGATACTTTCGCACTACTTAAAGCCGCATTGCGTTCCAGACCAAATTACATCATTGTAGGTGAAATACGAGGTGTGGAAGGTGCGGTGGCTTTTCAGGGTATGCAAACAGGACACCCTGTAATGGCGACTTTCCACGCATCTGCAGTTACCAAGATGATACAGCGTTTGACAGGTAATCCAATAAATGTGCCTGTGACCTTCATCGATAATTTAAACGTTGCTATGATCCTTTCTGCAGTATACAGAAAAGGAAAGTTTCTTAGGCGTTGTCTTGCTGTTGAGGAGTTGGAAGGATATTACGAAGAAGCCGGTGGTGTTGTCACAAGGGCAGTTTTTCAATGGGATCCGGAAACTGATAAGCATAACTTCCGAGGCCTTAACAACAGTTTCATTCTGGAAAATAAGATTGCTGCTAAATTGGGTTACGATGACAAACGTAAGATCTACCAAGACTTGTTCTTACGCGCCAAGATAATAAACGAAATGCGTGCCAGAGGAATAGAAGAATATTATGAAGTACTGGAAGTAATCATCAATTTTTACAAGCATGGTGTTGACGGGTTACCGTTCTCAGTATAA